One genomic region from Culicoidibacter larvae encodes:
- a CDS encoding M1 family aminopeptidase — MRKHSLWGLISTAVAVLVLLSACSIPGIPNSSTPPESENVADFSNIHYQLIGDLDVENRVATGTQTTTFTASSIAEPLDTVGFHLYANSYSSPETSPSMGYSSIPAKDALGRITVTEATVNGNKIEKFNSEGQFLELKLPEAIQPGETVEVTLVFNTKVPVSTERFGCYEEICSYTQWHPLLAKYNVDTKTWDDHNYALQGESDYIDDASYNATLTYPEKYTAVTGGVDNEKVLDGKKQLTAELEHGRIFAIIISEHFEIKEKTFDETTIRTVHDSRNTDFTEKDNENLFTDANGAISFFSEKLGEFAYAKQFDIVETAVEGFAMEYSGLVQMGYFFNGQHDYQFYDVVAHEIGHQWMYSKIGSNSASSPFIDEGFTTFITAYYYEIEHQDNPDAEYLGLSSLAAYYTGQTIHGPIGESVYYFDKQGAYAYSDAVYSGTALALNELRLLDGQKLDAVLAAIADKHSYGFVTRNDIYSYIEEQYGVDTKEQFMYMINEPYYKYPTMLIGTQL; from the coding sequence ATGCGCAAGCATTCACTTTGGGGATTAATAAGCACTGCTGTTGCGGTTTTAGTATTATTAAGTGCCTGTTCAATTCCGGGAATACCGAATTCAAGCACACCGCCAGAGAGCGAGAATGTTGCAGATTTTAGCAACATTCATTATCAACTGATTGGCGATTTAGATGTTGAGAACCGGGTGGCAACCGGAACCCAGACAACAACTTTTACAGCGAGCAGCATTGCTGAGCCGCTTGATACTGTTGGCTTTCATCTCTATGCCAACTCGTACAGCAGCCCGGAAACCAGCCCGTCAATGGGCTATTCAAGCATCCCGGCCAAGGATGCGCTTGGCCGCATTACCGTTACTGAAGCAACGGTGAACGGAAATAAAATTGAAAAATTTAATTCCGAAGGGCAATTTCTGGAACTGAAATTGCCGGAAGCGATTCAACCGGGTGAAACGGTTGAGGTTACTTTAGTATTCAATACCAAAGTACCGGTCAGTACTGAACGATTTGGTTGTTACGAAGAAATTTGTTCGTATACACAATGGCATCCTTTATTAGCCAAATATAATGTTGACACTAAAACTTGGGATGATCATAACTATGCGTTGCAAGGGGAAAGCGACTATATTGATGATGCCAGTTACAATGCGACTTTAACTTATCCGGAAAAATATACTGCGGTAACCGGTGGTGTGGATAACGAAAAAGTTTTAGATGGCAAAAAACAATTGACTGCCGAGCTTGAACATGGCCGGATTTTTGCAATTATCATCAGCGAACATTTTGAAATAAAAGAAAAAACGTTTGATGAGACAACAATCCGCACCGTTCATGACAGCCGCAACACCGACTTTACCGAAAAAGATAACGAAAACTTATTTACTGATGCAAATGGCGCTATTTCTTTCTTCAGTGAAAAACTTGGCGAATTTGCATATGCTAAACAGTTTGATATTGTTGAAACTGCGGTAGAAGGCTTCGCTATGGAATATAGCGGTCTGGTACAAATGGGTTACTTCTTTAATGGTCAGCATGATTATCAATTCTATGATGTGGTTGCTCATGAAATCGGGCATCAATGGATGTATTCAAAAATAGGCAGTAATTCAGCGAGCTCACCATTCATTGATGAAGGCTTTACTACTTTTATCACTGCTTACTATTACGAAATTGAACACCAAGATAATCCTGATGCTGAATATTTAGGGCTGTCATCACTGGCTGCCTACTATACCGGTCAAACAATTCACGGACCTATCGGTGAATCAGTATATTACTTTGATAAACAAGGCGCATATGCTTATTCGGATGCAGTATACAGTGGTACAGCGTTAGCATTGAATGAACTGCGTTTGCTTGATGGGCAAAAACTTGATGCTGTGCTTGCGGCCATAGCCGACAAACACAGCTACGGCTTCGTTACCAGAAATGATATTTATAGCTATATTGAAGAGCAATACGGGGTTGATACTAAAGAACAATTTATGTATATGATCAATGAGCCATATTATAAATATCCGACGATGCTTATCGGTACGCAATTATAA
- a CDS encoding ABC transporter ATP-binding protein codes for MKLTVENINKTIDGKDILSQLNLQIEGAKIIGLLGPNGSGKTTLMKIIAGLMQPNQGRLLINNQSYRYPQTSQQIAYLPDSLIFPKSYSVKQACTYFQTNYFDFNEQKFYQILADLQLDLHRKLSSMSKGQQERLMLALVLARESELVLLDEPLAAIDVISRDEILRLIKTYSGQNTTYIITTHLILDMQDLFDEVLFLNRGQVVFHSLVAPLCARENKSLLDIYRSFYGYQGVAQGGMY; via the coding sequence ATGAAACTAACTGTTGAAAACATAAACAAGACCATTGATGGTAAAGATATTCTCAGTCAACTGAATTTGCAAATTGAGGGTGCAAAAATCATTGGTTTGCTTGGTCCAAACGGTAGTGGTAAAACAACATTAATGAAGATTATTGCTGGTTTGATGCAACCTAATCAAGGTCGTTTGCTGATTAACAATCAAAGTTATCGTTATCCGCAAACTTCACAGCAAATTGCTTATTTACCAGATAGCTTAATTTTTCCAAAAAGCTATTCTGTCAAACAAGCCTGCACCTATTTTCAAACTAATTACTTTGATTTTAATGAACAAAAGTTTTATCAAATTTTAGCAGATTTGCAGCTTGATTTACATCGCAAGTTAAGTTCAATGTCTAAAGGTCAGCAAGAACGCTTAATGCTGGCTCTGGTACTGGCACGCGAAAGTGAACTTGTGTTACTTGATGAGCCATTAGCAGCAATTGATGTTATTTCACGTGATGAAATATTACGATTAATTAAAACCTACAGCGGTCAGAATACGACCTATATTATTACGACTCACTTAATTCTCGATATGCAGGATTTATTTGATGAAGTGTTATTCTTAAATCGAGGTCAGGTCGTCTTCCATTCCCTAGTCGCTCCGCTTTGTGCCCGTGAAAATAAATCACTTCTTGATATTTACCGTAGTTTTTATGGTTATCAAGGTGTTGCTCAAGGAGGTATGTACTAA
- a CDS encoding ATP-binding cassette domain-containing protein — translation MNQNLIIHGAKTNNLKDITVSIPKDKFVVFTGVSGSGKSSLVFDTIYTEAQRQLIETFSAFARKRMPKLSRPPVDEIEYLATAIMIDQKRLGKSSRSTVGTVNDILSYMRMLFSRCGEPEHLPQAMFSFNLPDGMCPDCLGKGQVHKVIVEHFVDFSKSLNQGAILHPYYKVGSWMWKEMIGSKLFDADKPLQDWPQSELDTLLYAEEFSLKEVSSDNFKKTYEGLIRKVERNRNLKDEEDSENNKQSIEQFFEDGVCPACHGARLNERSRNIRVAGKTIVELSALELDELDRFLADIDDPLATKIVAKIRRILGHLIDIGVSYLSLDRPVATLSGGESQRVKMAKQLDCDLTGLLYILDEPSTGLHPRDDKQLIELLYGLRDRGNSVYVVEHDPDIIEAADWVIDIGPKAGKHGGTVVFNGSIADLKTADTATAKYLEAFQNPPHRTYQRRSAVDYFEIRDATVHNLKHVSVKIPKGIFTCVTGVAGSGKSSLIHDVFLNEHPEAVVVDQSAPTKSSRAIPVTYIGAFDLMRKELAKRTGEDAGLFSFNSKGGCPTCKGAGSVAVTMGFMDDVRMTCETCGGSRYRQEVREIDCDGKNITDILAMNPSEAYEFFETKEIRKKLQALIEVGLDYMAIGQPFSTLSGGECQRIKIAAELYKKGNIYILDEPTTGLHMADVHKFMDIVDNLVNQGNTVIIIEHNLDVMSRADWIIDMGPEGGNRGGEVLFTGTPEDLIHCEQSYTGKYLKL, via the coding sequence ATGAATCAAAATTTAATTATTCATGGTGCCAAGACAAACAATTTAAAAGATATTACAGTTAGTATTCCCAAGGACAAGTTTGTTGTATTTACCGGGGTGAGCGGCAGTGGTAAATCTTCATTGGTGTTTGATACGATTTATACTGAGGCACAGCGGCAGCTCATTGAGACGTTTAGTGCATTTGCACGTAAACGGATGCCGAAATTATCGCGGCCGCCGGTTGATGAAATTGAATATTTAGCAACTGCTATTATGATTGATCAGAAACGGCTTGGCAAAAGCTCGCGAAGTACAGTAGGAACTGTAAACGATATTCTTTCCTATATGCGGATGTTATTTAGTCGTTGCGGTGAACCGGAGCATTTGCCTCAAGCGATGTTTTCATTCAACTTACCGGATGGCATGTGCCCGGATTGTCTTGGGAAAGGACAGGTGCATAAAGTTATTGTTGAGCACTTTGTTGATTTCAGTAAATCACTGAATCAAGGAGCAATTTTGCATCCATATTATAAAGTCGGCAGCTGGATGTGGAAAGAAATGATTGGCAGCAAATTATTTGATGCGGACAAGCCTTTGCAGGATTGGCCGCAGTCGGAGTTGGATACACTGTTGTATGCTGAAGAATTTTCCCTAAAAGAAGTGAGTAGCGACAATTTTAAGAAAACTTATGAAGGATTGATTCGTAAAGTTGAACGCAATCGTAATTTGAAAGATGAAGAAGATAGTGAGAATAATAAACAGAGTATTGAACAGTTTTTTGAAGATGGGGTATGCCCGGCATGTCATGGTGCGAGGTTGAATGAACGTTCAAGAAATATTCGAGTTGCGGGAAAAACAATTGTTGAACTCTCAGCGCTGGAACTTGATGAACTGGATCGATTTTTAGCGGATATTGATGATCCGTTGGCAACGAAGATAGTTGCTAAAATTCGGCGTATTTTAGGACATTTGATTGATATCGGTGTGAGTTATTTGTCGCTGGACCGCCCGGTTGCCACGCTTTCCGGCGGCGAGAGCCAGCGGGTGAAGATGGCTAAGCAGCTTGATTGTGATTTAACCGGACTGCTTTATATCTTAGATGAACCTTCTACCGGCTTACATCCGCGCGATGATAAACAGTTGATTGAATTGCTTTATGGCCTGCGCGACCGAGGCAATAGTGTTTATGTAGTCGAGCATGATCCAGATATCATTGAAGCAGCGGATTGGGTTATTGATATTGGTCCGAAAGCCGGAAAGCATGGCGGTACTGTTGTTTTCAATGGGTCAATTGCCGATTTGAAGACAGCCGATACAGCAACAGCTAAATATTTAGAAGCTTTTCAAAATCCACCGCATAGAACATACCAGCGTCGCAGTGCTGTTGATTATTTTGAAATTAGAGATGCTACAGTACATAATTTGAAGCATGTTAGTGTTAAGATACCAAAAGGGATTTTTACCTGTGTAACCGGAGTAGCCGGATCGGGAAAAAGTTCGTTAATTCATGATGTATTCTTAAATGAGCATCCGGAAGCAGTTGTTGTTGATCAAAGTGCACCAACTAAATCTTCACGAGCGATTCCAGTTACATATATTGGCGCCTTTGATTTAATGCGCAAAGAACTGGCAAAGCGCACGGGTGAGGATGCCGGATTATTTAGTTTTAATTCCAAAGGCGGTTGTCCGACTTGTAAAGGGGCAGGAAGTGTTGCAGTTACCATGGGCTTCATGGATGATGTGCGGATGACTTGCGAAACCTGTGGCGGCAGTCGTTATCGCCAAGAAGTACGTGAAATAGACTGTGATGGTAAAAATATTACTGATATTTTAGCAATGAATCCAAGCGAAGCCTATGAGTTTTTTGAAACGAAGGAAATTCGCAAAAAATTACAGGCGCTAATTGAGGTCGGACTTGACTATATGGCTATCGGACAGCCGTTTAGCACCTTATCTGGCGGTGAATGTCAACGTATCAAGATTGCCGCCGAACTCTACAAGAAAGGTAATATTTATATTCTTGATGAGCCTACTACTGGTTTACACATGGCTGATGTTCACAAATTTATGGATATTGTAGATAATTTGGTTAACCAAGGCAATACCGTCATCATTATTGAACACAACTTGGATGTGATGAGCCGTGCTGACTGGATCATTGATATGGGACCCGAAGGCGGAAATCGTGGTGGTGAAGTGCTGTTTACCGGGACGCCGGAAGACTTAATACATTGCGAGCAAAGCTATACGGGAAAATATCTTAAATTATAA
- a CDS encoding MerR family transcriptional regulator, with protein sequence MKRPIDIARALNISTSSLRHYEDWQMIPAVERTANGYRIYNEEHIAYFTCIRLMAPGFGIKLTGEIMRLLMTSNHSQALWRINEEQAKLHNEKIIAEKALEHIARATIFTQTQNRYTIGEVSKKTGIPASTIRFWEKIRLLELEREPSSRYRLFTNEHISRIFVIHALNTSIYSPTYSLAGIQDLLHELDFNDSERIQKITDDFISHLETINYYQTSGIAGLHDLITFLGLGKPRLISTNSMKEQ encoded by the coding sequence ATGAAACGACCAATTGATATTGCCAGAGCACTGAATATCAGTACCAGTTCATTACGTCACTACGAAGACTGGCAAATGATTCCAGCAGTAGAACGAACTGCAAATGGATATCGTATTTATAATGAAGAACATATTGCCTACTTTACTTGTATCAGATTAATGGCACCAGGTTTTGGCATAAAACTAACCGGTGAAATCATGCGTCTGCTTATGACTAGCAACCATTCACAAGCGCTTTGGCGCATTAATGAAGAACAAGCAAAACTGCATAATGAAAAAATTATTGCTGAAAAAGCATTGGAACACATTGCCCGCGCGACCATCTTCACCCAAACACAAAACCGCTATACCATTGGTGAAGTCAGCAAAAAAACCGGTATACCCGCCTCAACAATACGCTTTTGGGAGAAAATCAGGCTGCTTGAACTCGAGCGCGAGCCAAGCAGCCGCTACCGACTCTTCACTAACGAACACATTAGTCGCATTTTTGTTATCCATGCCCTTAACACCTCAATCTACTCGCCAACATATTCACTTGCCGGTATTCAAGACTTACTCCATGAACTTGACTTCAATGACAGCGAACGAATTCAAAAAATTACTGATGATTTTATCAGCCATTTAGAAACTATTAACTATTACCAAACCTCTGGTATCGCCGGCCTCCATGACCTAATCACTTTTCTTGGCCTTGGCAAACCACGTTTAATCTCAACTAACTCAATGAAGGAGCAATAA
- the hydE gene encoding [FeFe] hydrogenase H-cluster radical SAM maturase HydE, producing MIETILQKEQLSHADLCTLLATKDRRDMDALFAAAYQTKLKYVGNKVYYRGLIEFSNVCTKDCYYCGIRSSNTNVLSFNMSEDEIVEAAIWTWKNRYGSVTLQSGEREDADFTDFVERLILRINEETNNELGITLCIGEQEREVYERWFAAGSHRYLLRIETTNPELFAKIHPQDGNHNFERRLACIKTLQEVGFQVGTGVMIGLPGQTIEDLANDIMFFKAHNIDMIGMGPYIVSSDTPMGQEVLAAGGNSAKAKRERFLLGLKMVAVTRLYLKDVNIAATTALQALNPVGREKGLQAGANILMPIVTTEGYRENYQLYDEKPCVEDTADECKDCLAARVTSVGDEIGFGERGDSPHFFDRQG from the coding sequence ATGATCGAAACTATTTTACAAAAAGAGCAATTGAGCCATGCTGATTTATGCACGCTGTTAGCGACTAAAGATCGTCGTGATATGGATGCTTTATTTGCTGCTGCCTATCAAACTAAATTAAAGTATGTAGGGAACAAGGTCTATTATCGCGGCTTGATTGAGTTTTCTAATGTTTGTACCAAGGATTGCTATTACTGTGGTATTCGCAGCAGCAATACTAATGTTCTTTCATTCAATATGAGTGAGGATGAGATTGTTGAAGCAGCAATATGGACATGGAAAAACCGTTACGGTTCAGTAACCTTGCAGTCGGGTGAGCGTGAAGATGCTGATTTTACTGACTTTGTTGAACGTTTAATTTTGCGTATTAATGAGGAAACCAATAATGAGCTAGGAATTACGCTTTGTATTGGTGAACAGGAACGAGAAGTTTATGAGCGTTGGTTTGCTGCCGGATCGCATCGTTATTTATTACGAATTGAAACGACGAACCCGGAACTATTTGCAAAAATTCATCCACAAGATGGCAATCATAATTTTGAGCGTCGTCTTGCTTGTATTAAAACTTTGCAGGAAGTTGGTTTTCAGGTTGGTACCGGAGTCATGATTGGTTTGCCCGGACAGACGATTGAAGATTTAGCGAACGACATTATGTTTTTCAAAGCGCATAATATTGATATGATTGGCATGGGACCATACATTGTTAGCAGTGACACGCCAATGGGACAGGAAGTCTTGGCTGCCGGCGGCAACAGTGCAAAAGCTAAGCGTGAGCGGTTCTTATTGGGCTTAAAAATGGTTGCAGTAACGCGATTGTATTTAAAAGATGTTAATATTGCGGCAACAACAGCGTTGCAGGCGCTTAATCCGGTTGGCCGTGAAAAGGGACTGCAGGCCGGAGCGAATATCTTAATGCCGATTGTTACCACTGAAGGCTATCGTGAAAACTACCAACTATATGACGAAAAGCCTTGCGTTGAAGATACTGCTGATGAATGTAAAGATTGTTTGGCAGCACGCGTGACTAGCGTTGGTGATGAAATCGGCTTTGGTGAACGTGGTGATTCGCCACACTTTTTTGATAGACAAGGATAA
- a CDS encoding magnesium transporter CorA family protein: MGAIEESATWRHIAAPSVQDIEALSKEYDLPMYYFEGVSDLDEPSRLERLANGIFIIIDFPYVKRIENDMNLYDTFPISIIINNGKMITITAAHHEYIEEFRNRFDKSDDLERKPGIIAMQLLQYIMKSYIRDLREIREDLTHIEDRFLKRVYNEDFRKLFTLEKSIIHIKTALTGFNSMLNKMSERQYLQIETDSEMELLFDNVQIESQQASEMATIYREVLSSAMDVASSLVSNTLNQIMKRLTSVTIIISIPTLITGFFGMNVGLPFQDLSIAVLIIVVISVLLCYLTVLYLRRKDLL; encoded by the coding sequence ATGGGAGCAATTGAGGAGAGCGCTACTTGGCGGCATATTGCGGCACCCAGTGTGCAGGATATTGAAGCATTATCAAAGGAATATGATTTACCAATGTATTATTTTGAGGGTGTTTCCGATTTGGATGAGCCATCTCGGCTTGAGCGCTTAGCAAATGGGATTTTTATTATTATTGATTTTCCTTATGTAAAGCGAATTGAAAACGATATGAATTTATATGATACATTTCCGATTAGTATTATTATTAATAATGGTAAGATGATTACTATTACCGCGGCTCATCATGAGTATATTGAGGAATTCCGTAATCGTTTTGATAAGTCTGATGACCTTGAAAGAAAGCCTGGTATTATTGCAATGCAGTTGTTGCAATACATTATGAAAAGTTATATTCGTGATTTACGTGAGATACGTGAGGACTTAACGCATATTGAAGATCGGTTTTTAAAGCGGGTTTACAATGAAGATTTCCGCAAATTGTTTACGCTGGAAAAGTCGATTATCCATATTAAAACGGCATTGACTGGCTTTAACAGTATGCTTAATAAGATGAGTGAGCGCCAGTATTTGCAGATTGAGACTGATTCGGAGATGGAGCTATTATTTGATAATGTGCAAATTGAGAGTCAGCAGGCGAGTGAGATGGCAACAATTTATCGTGAGGTATTAAGCAGCGCTATGGATGTTGCTTCATCACTGGTTTCTAATACTTTGAATCAAATTATGAAACGTCTGACTTCAGTAACAATTATTATCTCGATTCCGACACTAATTACCGGATTCTTCGGAATGAATGTTGGTTTACCATTTCAGGATTTGTCGATTGCAGTACTGATTATTGTTGTTATTTCAGTATTATTATGTTATCTAACCGTGCTTTATTTGCGCCGGAAAGATCTATTATAG
- a CDS encoding TrmH family RNA methyltransferase: protein MTQYIESVQNSRVKEWTKLQQKKYREAQQQFLVEGWHLVEEAVKADIVETIISIEPYKSDYDNVLVSESVLAKLAVTKSPQPVMAVCRMVQPMLSSEAKRVVVLDGLQDPGNVGTLIRSAAAFGVDALLVTNDAVDCFNEKVVRASQGAIFHLPVLTLAATEIAALLDERQLPLLLTMMDGNDVGSCEDLSAWALVLGNEGQGIRDFWQGLPHEALTIKMHDATESLNVAVAGSIMLWQLTKSGK from the coding sequence ATGACGCAGTATATTGAATCGGTGCAGAACAGCCGGGTAAAAGAGTGGACAAAGCTGCAGCAAAAGAAGTACCGCGAAGCGCAGCAGCAATTTTTAGTTGAAGGCTGGCATTTGGTGGAGGAAGCGGTGAAGGCTGATATTGTCGAGACAATTATCAGTATTGAACCATATAAGAGCGATTATGACAATGTGCTTGTCAGTGAGTCAGTGTTGGCGAAGCTCGCGGTGACGAAGTCGCCGCAGCCGGTTATGGCAGTTTGCCGTATGGTGCAACCGATGCTTTCGAGCGAAGCGAAGCGTGTGGTGGTTTTGGATGGGCTGCAGGATCCCGGAAATGTTGGCACTTTAATCCGCAGTGCTGCGGCTTTTGGTGTGGATGCTTTGCTGGTTACTAATGATGCAGTTGATTGCTTTAATGAGAAAGTTGTGCGCGCGAGTCAAGGAGCAATTTTTCATTTGCCGGTTTTGACGCTGGCAGCGACTGAAATTGCGGCGTTACTTGATGAGCGACAGTTGCCATTGTTGCTGACGATGATGGATGGTAATGATGTTGGCAGTTGCGAGGATTTATCGGCTTGGGCTTTAGTGCTTGGCAATGAAGGGCAAGGCATACGGGATTTTTGGCAAGGGTTACCGCACGAGGCGTTAACGATTAAGATGCATGATGCAACCGAGTCATTGAATGTTGCAGTAGCGGGGTCGATTATGCTTTGGCAGTTGACTAAGAGTGGTAAGTAG
- a CDS encoding histidinol-phosphatase has translation MLVGNYHTHTTRCNHAVGSDEEYVKAAIAAGYKKLGMSDHGPFPDERWNRSRMDFRELPGYIETFRMLDEKYADKIALYIGLEIEYDATMHAYYEQLYNVYGLDYLAFGNHDFQLPDGSWHDAFHTETPEVLEAYTQNLLAGMATDYFTFVVHPDVAFDRYPRWDITAERCSEQIIDMAVKRNIVLEYNANGIRKGKHQYEDEERYGYPHHRFWELAASAGVRTMIGSDAHNPAFLWDEAMMESFATVTQLSLPIVDDINTILK, from the coding sequence ATGCTTGTAGGAAATTATCATACCCATACAACTAGATGTAATCATGCGGTTGGCAGTGATGAGGAATATGTTAAGGCTGCCATTGCTGCTGGATATAAAAAATTGGGAATGAGTGATCATGGACCGTTTCCTGATGAGCGTTGGAATCGTTCGCGAATGGATTTTCGCGAGTTGCCAGGATATATTGAGACTTTCCGCATGCTTGATGAAAAGTACGCTGATAAGATTGCTTTATACATAGGCTTGGAGATTGAATATGATGCAACAATGCATGCTTATTATGAGCAACTTTATAATGTTTATGGTTTAGACTATTTGGCATTTGGTAATCATGACTTCCAACTTCCGGATGGTAGTTGGCATGATGCTTTTCATACCGAAACACCTGAAGTTTTAGAAGCATATACTCAGAATTTGCTGGCTGGCATGGCAACTGATTATTTTACCTTTGTAGTTCACCCTGATGTTGCTTTTGATCGTTATCCGCGCTGGGATATTACTGCCGAGCGTTGTTCGGAACAGATTATTGATATGGCAGTAAAACGCAATATTGTCTTGGAATATAATGCCAATGGTATTCGTAAAGGAAAACATCAGTATGAGGATGAAGAACGCTATGGCTATCCGCATCATCGTTTCTGGGAGCTGGCAGCAAGTGCCGGGGTGCGGACGATGATTGGCAGTGATGCTCATAATCCGGCATTCCTTTGGGATGAAGCTATGATGGAATCATTTGCGACGGTTACCCAATTAAGTTTGCCGATTGTTGATGATATTAATACAATTTTAAAATAA
- a CDS encoding helix-turn-helix transcriptional regulator has product MKVDRLVSIIMLLMDKKRVSAHELAEQFEVSPRTIYRDIDSINMAGVPIMATPGVSGGIEIMPNYKLDNKVFSLADLSAILIGLASVANMTRATELNNAIAKVKNLIPPEKAKEIEVKANQIYIDLSPWMSNENMQPYLAIIKTALQENKLLSFDYTDRYGNKTARTAEPYQLVLKGNQWYWQGYCNQRNDYRLFRLSRMSDLQLQEQTFTPRDYQKPQLDFTDILATMQTKITLRIHKSISEQVLDYCTYDHFTPDGDEHYIVSFPFIENDYYYNILFGFGNKCICIEPSHVRSEMKRRINEMTTLYGS; this is encoded by the coding sequence ATGAAGGTAGACCGACTGGTTAGTATTATTATGTTACTTATGGATAAGAAACGCGTCAGTGCTCATGAGTTGGCAGAACAATTTGAGGTTTCACCACGGACGATTTATCGTGATATAGATAGTATTAATATGGCCGGAGTTCCGATTATGGCAACTCCGGGAGTTAGCGGCGGCATTGAAATTATGCCAAACTACAAACTTGATAACAAAGTTTTTTCACTTGCCGATCTGTCTGCTATTTTAATTGGACTTGCCAGTGTTGCCAATATGACTCGGGCAACTGAATTGAACAATGCAATTGCTAAAGTAAAGAATCTTATTCCACCTGAAAAGGCAAAGGAAATTGAAGTAAAAGCAAATCAAATATATATAGATTTAAGTCCGTGGATGAGTAATGAAAATATGCAACCATACTTAGCGATTATTAAAACTGCTTTGCAAGAAAATAAGTTGCTTAGCTTTGATTATACTGATCGCTATGGCAATAAAACTGCCCGCACAGCTGAACCATATCAGTTGGTGCTAAAAGGTAATCAATGGTATTGGCAAGGTTATTGCAATCAACGAAATGATTATCGCTTATTCAGATTATCACGAATGTCCGATTTACAATTACAAGAACAAACCTTCACACCACGTGATTATCAAAAACCACAATTAGACTTTACTGATATTTTGGCAACGATGCAAACTAAGATTACCTTGCGGATTCACAAGTCAATCAGTGAACAAGTGCTTGATTATTGTACTTATGATCATTTCACACCTGATGGAGATGAACACTATATTGTCAGCTTTCCCTTTATAGAGAATGATTATTACTACAATATTCTTTTCGGGTTTGGCAATAAGTGTATTTGCATAGAGCCGTCGCATGTTCGTTCAGAAATGAAGCGGCGGATTAATGAAATGACTACGCTTTATGGGAGTTAG
- a CDS encoding prenyltransferase: MDTHDDIQAILAHRYDRGWDFWTSPDRRIIAGAPFSTLESAGFLLELGMPASDPILQSVSELFFDAWQTDGQFKPYPKGATYPCMTTECARLLCQLGYVNDQRIQKTLSFLLTSQHYDGGWRCNKFYYGHGPETEFSNPLPTLFALDCFRYTENYQNRPELTRAIEFLLSHWDTKRPIGPCHYGIGKLFMQVEYPFRGYNLFQYVYILSFYPAARSDERFKAAFAALKAKTKDEQIIVERVVPKLAKLNFCKKGEPSILATKRYQEILTNLVE; the protein is encoded by the coding sequence ATGGATACACATGATGATATTCAAGCAATCCTTGCCCACCGCTATGACCGCGGCTGGGACTTCTGGACTTCACCCGACCGCCGTATCATTGCCGGCGCACCGTTTTCAACACTGGAAAGCGCAGGCTTTTTGCTTGAACTTGGTATGCCGGCAAGTGACCCGATACTGCAAAGCGTGAGTGAACTCTTTTTTGATGCTTGGCAAACAGATGGCCAATTCAAACCATATCCTAAAGGCGCAACTTATCCCTGTATGACTACTGAATGTGCTCGGTTGCTCTGCCAATTAGGCTATGTTAATGATCAACGTATTCAAAAAACACTTAGTTTCTTATTAACAAGCCAACATTATGATGGTGGCTGGCGCTGCAATAAATTTTATTATGGCCATGGGCCGGAGACCGAATTTTCTAATCCGCTGCCAACTCTCTTCGCCCTTGATTGCTTTCGCTATACAGAAAACTATCAAAACAGACCAGAGCTCACTCGAGCAATAGAGTTTTTATTATCTCATTGGGATACTAAAAGGCCTATCGGACCATGCCATTATGGCATCGGCAAACTGTTTATGCAAGTCGAATATCCATTTCGCGGCTATAACCTCTTCCAATACGTCTATATCCTCTCCTTCTATCCCGCTGCACGCAGTGACGAACGTTTCAAAGCTGCCTTCGCTGCTTTAAAGGCCAAAACCAAAGACGAACAAATAATTGTTGAGCGCGTTGTTCCTAAATTAGCAAAACTCAACTTCTGCAAGAAAGGTGAACCAAGCATTTTGGCAACTAAACGGTACCAAGAAATTCTCACTAATCTTGTTGAATAA